The genomic stretch ACACACAAACGAAGGCAAGAAGGaactaaatatatttgtcaaaaGCATTCTCACAGGTGACAAGGATTTGGAAATACTATCTGTACAGGATATCTACCACACTGAAATGTTCGCTTACAAAGTACTTCTGAAGGTATTCGATGAACTACAAGAAGAAGCAAATGTACCAGCGAAAGAAAGATACAAAATGGTCAAAAGTTACGAAGAGAGTGATGCAGAAGTGATTATAATGGAGAATGTTGCTAAGAAGGGATTTAGAACTGGACATAGGATGGACGTGCCATCTTTACAGTTTGCAGAAAAGGCTATTGCAGAACTTGCTAAATTTCATTCGTTTGCTTTCGTGCTAAAGGTAAAACGACCAGACTTCTTTGaagaacaaattaaaactaGGAAAGCTCCATATAATGCTGGTGAACAATGGCAAGGTCTCGCACAGAGTATGATTAAGATAGTAATGGAGAATATAGATGATGGAGTCAAAGAGAGAGTGGAGAAGATTTACGAAAACATTGGGGAGCGATTCACGAGTTATTATGAAGCTGAATCTTTAGGACGATGCCTGTGCCATGGTGATTACAGGCCTAACAATATTTTGACCAAAACAATCGTaagtgtgtttgttattttttatacttatagtAGATATTCTATATTTCTTGGTTGGCTAAATAGTTTGGTTATAGTATTATTTGCTCTACTCTACTTAATGATTTGTTTCTACGTTTCATCAGTTGTCAATCATAAGTATTTAGTTGAGAATTTCTGTGAGAAAATTGCCAATGTCATACTTTGCTTTACCTGaattaaatccaaaaataaGATCAGCAGCTGTTTTAAATTCAGATAAAATGGAAATagcttataaaattataataatctaattTTCCAACAGGATGGAGAGATCACAGAATTAATTCCAGTGGACTATCAGCTGATGTACTATGGATGTCCAATAATAGACTTCTTATATTTCATCATGGTCTGTACCGACAAACCGTTCCGTAAAGCTCATCTGATGCATTTGAAAAACGTATACCACACTACGATGAcaagatttttgaaatatttcgaCTTAGACATCAACGATTTTTATTCAAGGGAAGATTTTGAGAAAGATTATGAAAGGACATTAGGTTATGGGCTTGTATACTCTCTTATATTTCTCCCTTTTATGTTTGCTTCGGAAGATGATGTTCCTGATCTTACAAAGGACGATATAGCCAATTTAAGTATCACTGTTGATGAAAGGTACAAGAGTAGAATTCAAGGAATTGTTGACGATTACATCGAGTGgggtattatttaaattgtttcataCAATGTTATTGCTTTCTATttcttgttaatttttgttttattttaatatctttatttatatttgttgacttgttttttttttgttttaaaatgggcCTTGggcattattattattgtttgtaaaagGAGATCATTTATTGGGCCTTTTCTAAAACCAGCCAATTGGACCAATATGCCACtaaagttaagaaaaaaaaaacttttagaGAAGGTTCAAAAATGTATGCAGCTGCAtcttatgtatgttagaaaaaacctacatttgtttgcgaaagtatctgacagacacaactatcaaactaggcataaggatagattaagtcaaccatttttt from Spodoptera frugiperda isolate SF20-4 chromosome 4, AGI-APGP_CSIRO_Sfru_2.0, whole genome shotgun sequence encodes the following:
- the LOC118272534 gene encoding uncharacterized protein LOC118272534 — translated: MQVEIRPEDYKLKNKYICPVKISNKVDQCIKNIADRNGFVKYHIEKKEFSTNGGNYLGLLYEVNVNGHTNEGKKELNIFVKSILTGDKDLEILSVQDIYHTEMFAYKVLLKVFDELQEEANVPAKERYKMVKSYEESDAEVIIMENVAKKGFRTGHRMDVPSLQFAEKAIAELAKFHSFAFVLKVKRPDFFEEQIKTRKAPYNAGEQWQGLAQSMIKIVMENIDDGVKERVEKIYENIGERFTSYYEAESLGRCLCHGDYRPNNILTKTIDGEITELIPVDYQLMYYGCPIIDFLYFIMVCTDKPFRKAHLMHLKNVYHTTMTRFLKYFDLDINDFYSREDFEKDYERTLGYGLVYSLIFLPFMFASEDDVPDLTKDDIANLSITVDERYKSRIQGIVDDYIEWGII